Proteins from a genomic interval of Thamnophis elegans isolate rThaEle1 chromosome 2, rThaEle1.pri, whole genome shotgun sequence:
- the LOC116504780 gene encoding zinc finger and SCAN domain-containing protein 2-like, whose protein sequence is MEKPYKCRDCGKSFIRNSHLLRHKTMHTGEKPFECPDCGKSFSDNSSMVKHRKTHTREKPFECPVCGKSFSRNAHLVIHQRAHTGEKPFECPICGKSFSNHSNLVTHQMTHTGEKPFECPDCGKSFSQNSRLISHQRIHTGERPFNCPDCGKCFSRRSSLVTHQRTHTGEKPFECPICGKSCSDISNLVTHQRTHTGEKPFECSDCGRGFSQNSHLVKHQRTHTGEKPFECRDCGKGFNLSSSLITHQWIHTGEKLFECPDCGKRYSQNSHLVTHQRTHTGEKPFECPYCGKGFSRNSRLISHQRIHTGERPFECPDCGKCFSRRSSLVTHQRTHTGEKPFECPICGKSCSDNNNLVRHQRTHTGEKPFECPDCGRGFSQNSHLVKHQWTHRRETL, encoded by the exons ATGGAGAAACCTTATAAGTGtagagattgtgggaaaagtttcattagAAATTCCCACCTCTTGAGACATAAGACCatgcacacaggagagaaaccctttgaatgtcctgactgtgggaaaagctttagtgataATTCTAGCATGGTGAAACACCGGAAGACTCACAcaagagagaaaccctttgaatgtcctgtctgtgggaaaagtttcagtcgaaACGcccacctggtgatacaccagagggctcatacaggagagaaacccttcgaatgtcctatctgtgggaaaagctttagtaatcattccaatctggtgacacaccagatgactcacacaggagagaaaccctttgaatgtcctgattgtgggaaaa gtttcagtcagaattccaggtTGATTAGTCaccaaaggattcacacaggagaaaggccctttaattgtcctgattgtgggaaatgttttagtcggagatccagcctggtgacacaccagcgaactcacacaggagagaaaccctttgaatgtcctatctgtgggaaaagctgtAGTGATATTTCtaatctggtgacacaccagaggactcacacaggagagaaaccctttgaatgttctgattgtgggagaggtttcagtcagaattcccacctagtgaaacaccagaggactcacacaggagagaaaccctttgaatgtcgtgattgtgggaaaggttttaatCTGAGTTCCAGCCTGATAACACATCagtggattcacacaggagagaaactctttgaatgtcctgactgtgggaaacgttacagtcagaattcccatctggtgacacaccagaggactcacacaggagagaaaccctttgaatgtccttattgtgggaaaggtttcagtcggAATTCCAGGTTGATTAGTCaccaaaggattcacacaggagaaaggccctttgaatgtcctgattgtgggaaatgttttagtcGGAGATCCAGCCTGGTGacccaccagaggactcacacaggggagaaaccctttgaatgtcctatctgtgggaaaagctgtAGTGATAACAATAATCTGGTAAGACAtcagaggacacacacaggagagaaaccctttgaatgtcctgattgtgggagaggtttcagtcagaattcccacctggtgaaacaccagtggacacacaggagagaaaccctttga